The DNA sequence GGCCCCGCGGAAGGCGTAAATGCTCTGCGCGTCGTCGCCCACCACGCAGATATTCCGCTCCTTGGCCGCCAGCTTGCGCGTGATGAGGTACTGCGAGTAGTTGGTGTCCTGGTACTCGTCCACCATCACGAACCGGAACATGTTCTGGTACTTGTTCAGCACGTCGGCGTGCTCCCGGAACAGCACGTTGGTATTGAAGAGCAAATCGTCGAAGTCCATGGCGCCGGCCTTGAAGCAGCGCTGCTGGTACTGCTGGTAGAGCACCCCGATTTTGGGCCGCAGCGCTGCCTCGTCGTCGGCCTTGATGGCGGCGTCGCCCAGGTACTGGTTCACCGAAATCAGCTTGTTCTTAGCCGCCGAGATGCGGCCCAGCACCAGGCCCGGCTTATACAGCTTGTCATCTAGCTCCAGCTCCTTGATAATCTGACCGATAAGCGTTTTGGTATCCTGGGTGTCGTAGATGGTGAAGCTGCGCGGGTAGCCGATTTTGTCGGCCTCCGAGCGCAGGATTTTGGCGAACACCGAGTGGAAGGTGCCCATCCACAGGCTGCGGGCGTTGGGGCCCACCACCTTCTCCACGCGGGCGCGCATCTCCTTGGCGGCCTTGTTGGTGAAGGTGAGGGCCAGGATGTTGAACGGGCTCACGCCCTGTTCGAGCAGGTGGGCGATGCGGTAGGTGAGCACCCGGGTTTTGCCCGAGCCCGCCCCGGCGATAATCATGCAGGGGCCCTCGGTTTGCATCACCGCGCCGGCCTGGGAGGGGTTGAGCAGGGAAAGATAATCTAGTGCCATCGGTAGAGAACCGCCGATTTGGCGGTGTTGACAAAGGTAACCCCGGGGCCCGGGGGCCGCAACCCGGCCGCGCCGCGGGGCGGTATCTTTGCGGTATGATAATTATTCAGCAAACGGTTATTTCCGACGACCTAGCCGACAACTTTTTCGTCTGCAACCTGGAGGCCTGCAAAGGCGCCTGCTGCGTAGAAGGCGACCTGGGGGCCCCCCTGGAGGAAGCCGAGCTAAAAATTCTGGAAACGGAATACGAAAACATCAAGCCGTTCCTCACCGAGGCCGGCCGCCAGGCCATTGCCGAGCAGGGCCTCTACATCAAGGATTGGGAGGACGACTACAGCACAACCACAATCGGCGACCGGGAGTGCGCTTACGCGCTTTATGACGGCAAAGGCATCCTGAAGTGCGGCATCGAAGAAGCCTACCTGGCCGGTGCCACCACATTCAAAAAGCCCATCAGCTGCCACCTCTACCCGATTCGCATCACGAAATACGAGGAATTTGAGGCCCTGAACTACGACCGCTGGAGCATCTGCTCGCCGGCCTGCGCCTTCGGCGCGAACCTGGGCGTGCGGGTGTACCAGTTCCTGAAAGACCCCCTCATCCGCAAGTACGGCGAGGACTGGTACAACGAGCTGGACAGGGAAGTGGAGAGCCAGCTGGGGGCGAAGTAAGGGGCAATAACGAGCGATGGGGCCCCGCCGAAGCGTGAAATTATAAGCCGTCATGCTGAGCGCAGCCGAAGCATCTTTACCGCAGCAGTAATCATTTGCTTACGCGATAGAGGTGCTTCGGCTGCGCTCAGCATGACGGCCTTGATTTTATGGCAGAGGCCGCACTTTAGGGCCCCCGGTTACACCGGTACCAGGTGCAGCACGTCCTGGCTGCGCTGGCGCACGGCGGCGCACAGGGCCGGGTTGTCGGCCAGCTTCTGGCCGAAGGAGGGCACGAGCTGGTGGAACTTGGCCTGCCACTCGGGCGTGGCGGCCTGTTCGGGGAAGCAGCGTTGCACAAGGTCGAGCATGATGGCCACGGCGGTGCTGGCCCCGGGCGAGGCCCCCAGCAGGGCAGCTATGGAGCCGTCGGCGGCGGTTACGACTTCGGTGCCGAACTCCAGTACACCGCCTTTGTCCTTGTCCTTTTTGATGACCTGCACGCGCTGGCCGGCCACCGCGAGCTGCCAGTCGGCGGGGTTGGCCTCGGGGTAGTACTCGCGCAGGGCGGCGATGCGCTCGGTGGGCGTGAGCAGCACCTGGCCGATGAGGTACTTGGTGAGGCCCAGGTTGCGGGCCCCGGCGTAGAGCAGCGGCCGGATGTTGCCCAGCTCAATCGAGCGGAACAAATCGGTGT is a window from the Hymenobacter nivis genome containing:
- a CDS encoding DUF3109 family protein, with amino-acid sequence MIIIQQTVISDDLADNFFVCNLEACKGACCVEGDLGAPLEEAELKILETEYENIKPFLTEAGRQAIAEQGLYIKDWEDDYSTTTIGDRECAYALYDGKGILKCGIEEAYLAGATTFKKPISCHLYPIRITKYEEFEALNYDRWSICSPACAFGANLGVRVYQFLKDPLIRKYGEDWYNELDREVESQLGAK